DNA from Candidatus Dormiibacterota bacterium:
CCTGCCGGTGCGCCACGAACATGTAGATCGACGGGACGACGAACAGGGTGAAGCCGGTCCCGATGATCATGCCGGTGACGAGCATGATGCCGATGCTGTTGCGTGCGCCGGCGCCGGGACCGGTGGCAAACACCAGGGTCAGATGGCCGACCACGGTGGCGGCGGTCGTCATCAGGACGGGGCGCAGACGCGTGCTGGCCGCCTCGATGATGGCGTTGAGGGGAGCCTTTCCGTGCTCCTGCAGCTTGTTCGCGAACTCGACGATCAGGATGCCGTTCTTCGAGACGAGGCCGACCAGGGTGATGAGACCGACCTGGCTGTAGATGTTGAGCGTCGTCAGGCCGAGGAACGAGAAGAGCAGGGCGCCGGAGAGGGCGAGCGGCACGGAGCCGGCCAGGATGATGAACGGATCCCGGAAGCTCTCGAACTGGGCCGCGAGGACCAGGTAGATCAGGATGGCCGAAAGGACGAAGACGCCGAGGAACTTCTTCCCCTCGGTGCGGAGCTGGCGCGACTCGCCTGCGTAGTCGACGCTGTATCCCGCCGGCAGGAGGGCCTTCGCCTCATTCTCGAGGAAGCCCAGCGCCTGGTCGAGCGACACGCCGGGCGGTATGGCGCCCTGGATGCGCACGGCGTTGAGCTGCTGGAAGCGCTTGAGCTCGCGGGGCTGCGTGCTCGTCCGGAGCGTCGCGAAGGTCGACAGCGGGACCGGCCGGCCCTCGGGGCCCGTGACGTAGATGTCCTTGAGCTGATCGGTCGTGAGCCGTTCCGAGCGCTTGACCTGAGGGATGACCTTGTAGCTGCGCCCCTGGATGCTGAAGCGATTGACATAGTTGCCGCCGAGGAGGGTCGACAGATCCGCCCCGGCCTGGCTCATGTCGACTCCGAGCGAACGCACCTTGTCGCGGTCGAAGACGACCTCGGTCTGCGGCTGATCGAACTTGACATCCGTGTCCGCATACATGAAGAGGCCGCTGGCGTACGCCTTTCTGACCAGCTGGCCGGCCAGATCGGCGATCTGCGCCGGCTCGCCCGTGGAGCCGACGATGAACTCGACCGGAAAGCCCTCGCTGCCGGGCAGCGGCGGAGGTGACAGGGGAATCATGCGCACACCCGGAAGCTTCGAGAGAGCGCCGGCCGCCTCCATCTTGAGCTGCTCGGCGGTCTTTTTCCTCTGGCTCCAGGGCTTCAGGACCATGCCGCCGAATCCACCGCCGGGCGATGTGATCTGAAAGGTGATGTCGCTCTCCGGGAACGACCCGAACACCTCGCCCACCTTGGTCGCGAAAAGCATCGTCTGCTCGAGCGTGGCGTTGGGGGCGGACTGGATGATGGCGAAGACGAATCCCTGGTCCTCGGTGGGGGCCAGCTCGTGCTGGGAGAACATGTAGAACGGCACCATCAGCAGCACGACGATCGCCCACAGAACCAGCACGACCGGCCGGAACGCCAGGGTCCGCGACAGGTGGCGCGTGTACATGCTTCGCAAGGCCTCGAAACGCCGGTTGATCAGGCCGGCGAAGCCGCGCTCGGTGTCGCCCGAGCGCAGGAGCCTCGAGCCCATCATGGGAGAGAGGGTCAGCGCCACGATGCCGGAGACGATGACGGCGCCCGCCAGCGTGAAGGCGAACTCGCGGAACAGCGTCCCGGTCAGTCCGCCCTGGATGGCCACCGGCGTATAGACCGTGGCCAGGGTGATGGTCATGGCGATGATGGGACCCACGAGCTCGCGGGCGGCGGCCAGGGCGGCCTCTATGGGCCGCTGTCCCATGCTCAGGTGGCGTTCGACGTTCTCGACCATGACGATCGCGTCGTCGACGACCAGGCCGACCGACAGCACGATGGCCAGAAGCGTGAGCAGGTTGATCGAGAAGCCGGCCACGAGCATGAGAAAGACGGCGCCGACGAGGGAGATCGGGATGGCGACCACCGGGATCATCACGGCGCGCACCGAGCCGAGGAAGAGATAGATCACCACGATGACGATGAGCAGGGTCTCGCCCAGGGTCTTCAGCACCTCGTCGATGGCGTTCTCGATGTAGACCGTGGAATCGTAGGCGACGCCGGCCTTGATCCCGGCGGGGAGCTGCGCCTGGATCTCGGGCAGAGCCCCGCGCACCCGCTTGACCACCTCCAGCGAATTGACGGTCGGGAGAACCCAGATCCCCATGAACGTGGCCGTCTGGCCGCTGAACCGCACGTCCGTGTCGTAGTTCTCGGCCCCGAGAACCACGTCGGCGATCTCGCCGAGCCTCACGATGACTCCGTTCTCCTCCTTGACCACGATCTGGCGGAACTCCTCGGCCGATTTCAGGTCGGTGTTGGCGATCAGGTTGACCGACACCATGGAGCCCTTGGTCCGGCCGAGGGCGGAGAGATAATTGCCGCGCGCCAGGGCGGTCCTTACGTCGGTCGCGGAGATGCGCAGCGCGGCCATCTTCTCCGGCTTGAGCCAGACCCGCATGGCGAACGTGCGGTCTCCCAGGATGTCGGCGCGCTGCACCCCGCTGACGGCGCTGAGCTTCGGCTGGACGACCCGGGTCAGGTAGTCGGTGATCTGGTTCTGATCGAGGATGGCGGACGAGAAGCCGATGTACATCGCGGCGAACTGGGCGTCCGCCGTCTGCAGATCGATGATCGGCGCCTCCGCCTCGGGGGGCAGCGTGTTGCGGACCTGGGCGACCTTCGCCTGGATCTGCGTCAGAGCGGCGTTCGTGTCGTAGTTCAGCTTCAAGTGTACGGTGATCGTGCTGACGCCCTGGGCGCTGGTCGATTCGATGTAGTCGATGCCGTCGGCGCTGGCGATGACCCGCTCGAGAGGGGTCGTGATGAAGCCGCGCACGAGATCGGCGCTGGCGCCGACGTAGGCGGTCGTCACGTTGATCACCGCGACGTCGCTGCGGGGGTACTGCCGCACAGCCAGCGTGCGGATCGACTGCAGGCCGGCGATCAGGATGACCAGATTGACGACGATTGCCAGGACCGGCCGACGGATGAAGAGATCGGTGAGCTTCATCAGTTGTCCTCGGGCTTCGGCGCCGGGTTGTTCGAGGGCTGCGTGGCGTTGTTCACCGCCACCGCCGCCCCGTTGCGCAGCTTGAAGACGCCCGACGTGACGACCTCCGCCCCGGCCGAGATCCCCGACAGGACCGCGACCTGGTCGCCGCGCGCGCTGCCGATCTTGATGAACTGCTGGCGCACGCCGCGGTAGGACTGACCGTTCGGACCCTTCACGTCCTCGACGACGAAGACCGAGTCGCCGAACGGCGCGTAGCTGATGGCCGAGGCCGGCAGCGCGATGACCGGCTCCCTGGCGTCGAGGAGCGCCCGCGCCGTGACGAACATGCCCGGCCGGATCCGTCCCTGGCGGTTCTCGAAGGTGGCCTGCACCCGGACGTTGCGGGTGGATTCGTCGACGACCGAGTCGATCGCCGTAATCCTCCCCGTCAGCTCGATCGGAGGAGGGCCTTCGGCCGTCACGCTCACGGAACCGCCCACCCGCACCCGCACCAACTCCTGCTGCGGGACGTCGAAGTTCACGTAGATCGGATCGTGCGACTGGAGCTGGACGATCGGATCGCCGCTCTTCAGGTATTGCCCGAGGTTCACCTGGCGGATCCCGAGGATTCCCGAGAACGGCGCGTGGATGGTCTTGCGCTCGATGGTGGCGCCGACCTCACCCACGACCCCCTCCGCCTGCTTCTGCTCGGCCACCGCGGTGTCGTACTCGGTCTGGGAGTTGATCCCCTCCTCCCTGAGGCCGCGGATCCGGTCGAGGTTCATGCGCGCCAGCTCGAGCTTCGCCGTGGCGGCGGCGAGCTGCGCCTGCTCCTGGCGCGTGTCGAGCTGCACGAGCAGCTGGCCGGACTCGACCCGGTCCCCCGATCCGAACGCGATCTTCTGGACGACGCCGGGGAGATCGGCGCTGACCATGACACCGTTCACCGCCGCCACCGTCCCGATGGCCCCGAGCGACCCCTGCCACTCCTCCTTCTGGGCGATGACCGTGGTGACCGCCTCCGGGGGCGGCTGATACGACCCGAATTGCGCCTTGGCGGTCTGGTCCCGTCTGTACTTCACGAATCCCATGGTCGCGATGAAGGCCGCCACGACCAGGAGCATGATGAGCATTCTCTTCGCCATCAGAACAGGCCTCCATCCTCTTCCAGCCGGCGCCCCCTCCGGAGCGTCCCGGCCGAACACTCGACCCGGCAAGGTGGTTGCGCCGGATATTGTACAACCTGATGCCGCCGGGTACGCCGCCGAAACACCTTCCCCGTACCCTTCAACAGTCATGGACGCACCCCCGTTCCGGGCGGGACGGCCGGCTCGAGGGAGGACGCGGCCGCATCGAGGGAGGCCGCACCGTCGTTCGGAAGGTCATCGCTGAAGAACATCGCCGAACCGACGGCGGCGACGACCCGCGACCCGCCGGCCTCGACCAGGCCGGACGGCACGCCGAGGTAGACCCGCTTCAGGGAACGATCCACGGAGAGGTGGACCTCCGCCTGGTTGGTCAGGCGCATCGCCGTCACCTCGTCTCCCGAGGCGATGCCGACCGTCCCCTCGTACCGGCCGCCCGCGCGGAAGACCCAGGCGGTCACCAGACGATCGAGGTGAAACGCCGTGTTCTTCCCCCACCAGGCCGGTCCGTCGGCGGGGTCGCCGTCCGAATCGATCGCGAGGTTGACCCCGATCCAGCCGGGGGGCGGGGGATCCTGCAGGTCGATCCGGAACCAGGCCAGAGACCGGGCAGGGTCGGGGGCCACGAACAGGGCGCGCGCGTCGGGGAGCCCCTGGCGCCCGTCCCCCTGGCCGTCGAGGGCAAGCCGTCGCCAGGGCAGCCTCCGCAGCGGTGCCGCGTCATCCGGGATCAAGGAGCGGGAGGTCGCAGGCTCCCCCGCCGCGGGCGTCG
Protein-coding regions in this window:
- a CDS encoding efflux RND transporter periplasmic adaptor subunit, with the protein product MAKRMLIMLLVVAAFIATMGFVKYRRDQTAKAQFGSYQPPPEAVTTVIAQKEEWQGSLGAIGTVAAVNGVMVSADLPGVVQKIAFGSGDRVESGQLLVQLDTRQEQAQLAAATAKLELARMNLDRIRGLREEGINSQTEYDTAVAEQKQAEGVVGEVGATIERKTIHAPFSGILGIRQVNLGQYLKSGDPIVQLQSHDPIYVNFDVPQQELVRVRVGGSVSVTAEGPPPIELTGRITAIDSVVDESTRNVRVQATFENRQGRIRPGMFVTARALLDAREPVIALPASAISYAPFGDSVFVVEDVKGPNGQSYRGVRQQFIKIGSARGDQVAVLSGISAGAEVVTSGVFKLRNGAAVAVNNATQPSNNPAPKPEDN
- a CDS encoding efflux RND transporter permease subunit yields the protein MKLTDLFIRRPVLAIVVNLVILIAGLQSIRTLAVRQYPRSDVAVINVTTAYVGASADLVRGFITTPLERVIASADGIDYIESTSAQGVSTITVHLKLNYDTNAALTQIQAKVAQVRNTLPPEAEAPIIDLQTADAQFAAMYIGFSSAILDQNQITDYLTRVVQPKLSAVSGVQRADILGDRTFAMRVWLKPEKMAALRISATDVRTALARGNYLSALGRTKGSMVSVNLIANTDLKSAEEFRQIVVKEENGVIVRLGEIADVVLGAENYDTDVRFSGQTATFMGIWVLPTVNSLEVVKRVRGALPEIQAQLPAGIKAGVAYDSTVYIENAIDEVLKTLGETLLIVIVVIYLFLGSVRAVMIPVVAIPISLVGAVFLMLVAGFSINLLTLLAIVLSVGLVVDDAIVMVENVERHLSMGQRPIEAALAAARELVGPIIAMTITLATVYTPVAIQGGLTGTLFREFAFTLAGAVIVSGIVALTLSPMMGSRLLRSGDTERGFAGLINRRFEALRSMYTRHLSRTLAFRPVVLVLWAIVVLLMVPFYMFSQHELAPTEDQGFVFAIIQSAPNATLEQTMLFATKVGEVFGSFPESDITFQITSPGGGFGGMVLKPWSQRKKTAEQLKMEAAGALSKLPGVRMIPLSPPPLPGSEGFPVEFIVGSTGEPAQIADLAGQLVRKAYASGLFMYADTDVKFDQPQTEVVFDRDKVRSLGVDMSQAGADLSTLLGGNYVNRFSIQGRSYKVIPQVKRSERLTTDQLKDIYVTGPEGRPVPLSTFATLRTSTQPRELKRFQQLNAVRIQGAIPPGVSLDQALGFLENEAKALLPAGYSVDYAGESRQLRTEGKKFLGVFVLSAILIYLVLAAQFESFRDPFIILAGSVPLALSGALLFSFLGLTTLNIYSQVGLITLVGLVSKNGILIVEFANKLQEHGKAPLNAIIEAASTRLRPVLMTTAATVVGHLTLVFATGPGAGARNSIGIMLVTGMIIGTGFTLFVVPSIYMFVAHRQALASAPLRGESEPAADLETAAV
- a CDS encoding CIA30 family protein, whose protein sequence is MSRTAACTFIVLLALVGTAAAVRGPAAAASIDDFEDRDLIAATGSAWVPIGDDLLGGKTILHLEAIRGGSDGSRGALRLSGTLGDGADSFGGAWTAVAEGGRAADVSRFSGLRLRLRGAGDVQVGVRGGPFAKSVNFMARVKAGSDWSTVEIPFSSLQPQGKGLESERWDPREARWFGVQTVPGASGPFAIEIDDVAWAGGDGSGGMPTPAAGEPATSRSLIPDDAAPLRRLPWRRLALDGQGDGRQGLPDARALFVAPDPARSLAWFRIDLQDPPPPGWIGVNLAIDSDGDPADGPAWWGKNTAFHLDRLVTAWVFRAGGRYEGTVGIASGDEVTAMRLTNQAEVHLSVDRSLKRVYLGVPSGLVEAGGSRVVAAVGSAMFFSDDLPNDGAASLDAAASSLEPAVPPGTGVRP